The Sulfurimonas aquatica genomic sequence AAGGTAAAAATCTTTATGGAGCAAACTACTCTATAATTATGATTGATATTGATAAATTTAAAATGGTTAATGATACTTATGGGCATAGTGTTGGCGATAGTGTTTTAAAAGAGTTATCCATTATTGTCAAGAATATAGTAAGAGATAAAGATATATTTGCAAGATGGGGTGGCGAAGAGTTTCTTATTTTAGCAAATTCTAAAAATTTACAAGAAGTTGAAATTATTGCAGAAAAAATACGACAAAAAGTAGAAGCTTATAATTTTACAACTGTTGGAAAAATTACAGCTTCTTTTGGACTTAGCAGCCCAAAAAATGAAGAACAAACATTTGAAAATATTTTAGAATATGCTGATAAAGCACTCTATCAAGCTAAAGAGTTAGGTCGTAATAGAGTTTGCAGTTGGTAAGGGTTTACCTAAAAAGAAGCCTTGAGATTCATCAACTCCTTAGATTTGAAACATAGGTTGTCATTACTACTTTTGCGTGTTCCACAAAGTGTTCAAAAAGTAAAAATTCATAGTACCAAAATGTTTGAAACAAAAAGCACATTTTTTTATTTATTGGGGTAATTCTACTATACGAAAGTCTTAGCTTTCTAATACTTTCGCATCTTTTATGATTCCGACTATACAAAGTACCCAGCCTATTATCATGATAGAACCTCCAATAGGCGTGATGGCTCCTAATAATTTGATATCCGTAAGTGCAAGAGTGTAAAGTGAGCAAGAAAATATAAGTGTACCTGTAAGTACAAAATAAAATCCTTTTACTATTTTTGATGAAGCAGGTACTAAGTGTGCCATTAACGCTATGCCAAATAGACCTAAAGAGTTATAGAACCAGTAGTCAACTCCCTTATTGTAGATAGTGTTTCCATACTCACTAAGGTAAGGCTGTAAGCCATGAGCACCAAAGGCTCCTATACTTATGCCTAAAGCCATCATAAAAGATGCAATTATCAAAAAAGATTTTGTGTTTGCTGTAATGTTCAAGTTAATATCCTTAATTATATTTTTTAAAGTTGACACCCTGCGTTGTTTGTTCCAAAATAATAACCTTTCTCATTCATACAACTCATTGCGACTTCATACTTCAATGTATGATCTGTATTACTATTAAATTCAAAAGTTTCAACAAAGCCTTTTATTGAATAGCCATCTTGCAATTTTACACTATTAATATCAGTTCCATGTTTTACTATAACCCACAGGGGTATGCCCGATTGTGCCAAAACATCATATTTATCTACTTTCATTTTTCACCTTTTTTATTTATAATAATCACTTAGGGGTCTAATCCTAAGTGATTATTATATCTTTGTTTCTATCATCTTTTCTTTCATACTCAAAAAAATGTTCTTTTAATTGTTTTGTCCTACTCTTTTGTCTCTCAAACACGGAGTTAAAATAGGCACTATCTACTCCTGTTATTAAGAAGTTTCCAAAACCTACAACTTATTAAACTTTTTATAAAACTAAGCTATCATATTCATCACATGACCCACTAAGTATATGTTAGGACATGTAGATGACTTTTAAAATATTTTAAACTTTATGTTTTGCTTAAAAAATGAGAAGTGATATAATCAGGACTTGAATACTATGCTTAAGAAATACTTTAACAATAAGAGTATATTAACACTTAACTATCATGATGCCCTAGAAGAAATTGCATATAGAGGGTATATAAACAATTTTAAATTTCAACAGATGCGATATACAGCATTAATGACAGCTTTTTTTTATGCAACCTTTGTCGTGTTTGACCCTTACCTAACTGATAATGTGGATTTTTCATTTACAGCACGGATATACAACTTCTCCATGGTCATAATATTTCTTTTAGCTTTTGGAGCTTCTTGGATCAAGAGGTATGACAAAGTGTTCTATACCTTATTGCTCTATGCACCGATTCACGCTGCTGCTGGAGATCTTTATTTAATATATCATGGTTATGATATATATATGGCCGCATACTATTTTTTTATGATATGGGCCTTTGTGGTTGCCGGTATCTATTTTTTTCAAGCACTGCTGATCAATCTCTTGCTAGTCCTTTTTTCTTTTTTCTTTTTTGCATTGATTCCGATACCTATAATTAGTTTACCTGAAATTATTGTGCATCAACTTTTGGTCTTATGCGCTATCTTGATGAGTGGCTTTGCAGCCTATTTGATTGAGTTTAACAGTCGCCAAAGTTATGAGATGAGACAAGAACTACTTGAAGCAAATATACTAGCGCAAAGTTCTCTTAAAGCAAAATCTGAGTTTTTAGCCAATATGAGTCATGAGATACGTACTCCT encodes the following:
- a CDS encoding DUF423 domain-containing protein, encoding MNITANTKSFLIIASFMMALGISIGAFGAHGLQPYLSEYGNTIYNKGVDYWFYNSLGLFGIALMAHLVPASSKIVKGFYFVLTGTLIFSCSLYTLALTDIKLLGAITPIGGSIMIIGWVLCIVGIIKDAKVLES